The window TTTTGTAGATGGATTGATTATATATTCATAGATAGGAGCACCCGAAAGTTCAACACCATCAAAAATTCCCATAGCAGTACTCATGGGAACCGGAACCTCGTTGACTGCCTGGGTTTCCTGCCATAGACTTTCGATGCTATCTGCATACATTTCATAGGCACCGTTAAAGGAAAACGGTTCAAAATAACTATCAATCCCATTCATCTTGATTATCTCATCGTACAGTGGGGGACACGCCATGTCGAAATCTGATAATACTGTCAGGAACGCAAGTGTCCAGCCTGTAAAGAACTCAAATGAACCTTTTTGGTTCGCGGATTCCATCAAATTGTTAGGGGGTTGTATTGTCATGCCTTGAGCATATAGACGTGAAATAAAATATCCCGGTGGGAGTTTGTGAGAAGGATTAACAAGCGATTGAGGACAATTGAAAAGATCATATCGATGACCATGTTCCATAATAATCTCATTAGCGGGGGCATATTTCCCAAGTCCGGGTACATCACCCATCCACGTAATATTTGGAATGATCCCATCAAGTATTTCTTGAGTAAGTAGCATATCATGGTTGCCTGGCACATAGATAAGCTCGATTTCACCATTATTAACGATTGTTCTGAACTTATTAAAGATCTCGACGTTAGTCGGGCAGTTTGCGATCGCCTGGAAGTAGTCTTTAGAATTGTGGATATTTATTGATGAATCAAAAGGTGCAACTTCATAAGGTACAAGCCATTCATCAAAAAGGTCACCAAGGATAACGAGTTGCTTAACATCAGGACTGTTCATTACATAATCAAGGAAATTTTCGAGTGCATCCGCATTTTCATCAAACCAGCAATAACCTCCGTCAATTGCTCTTTCATCACCCATATGCACATCACTTATACATACAATGGAAGTTCGTTGAAGACTATCTGCATTTGCAACTAAATCGATTGTTTCACCTGTTGTTCTAAATTGAATATCTTGAGTTTTTTCAAAAGATTCACCTTTGCTTGAGTGTAGCCCTGTTTTAAGGGTAAGTATATATTTCCAACCAGCCCTGAGGTAAAATTCAGGGTGAAACTGCAATGTTACAATCTTACCGAAAACATCTATATCGTAATGTGCATTTAAAGAGCCGGTTACATCTGAAAAATCTACATTCCCCTGGATTGTTGACTCATCGATTTCTTCAGAGAAAAGCATTTCGATAGATCGCACCATATGGTTCAGTTCATAATATAGGTCATGTTTATTATGTAGAGTTGGAAATGAAACAGTCAGTAATCCATCTGGTTTAGTCGTTTCAGAACATGAAAAAAATAAGATTATTAAGAGGAGTGTCGAGAAAAACGTGATAATATTAGCTTTATTGTATCTATGTTTCATGTTTACCTCTATTCACTAAATTATTCACAATAAATGAAAATAGAGAAATCAAATTGTCAATCAATATTTACTAATACTTGACATCTTCATACATGTATAAAAATTAATTTGTTAATGGATTATATAATGAAGAAGATATTATTAAGCATGATTTTTTTACTACTCGGGGTGAACGCTCTTTATGCACAAACAATAGAGGATTGGACCAAAGATTTCAAAGTCGAGTCCCATCATTTTGCGTCAACCGGAACAAATACATATTTTATTCTCGAACCCAATTATTATCTCATCCTCGAGCACCATGATGCAGATGAATATGAACGTCTTGTAATAACGGTCCTCGATGAAACGAAAATAATCGATGGGCTTGAAACCCGCATCGTTGAAGAACGAGAAAGTGTGAATAATGAACTGGTAGAGATTTCGCGGAATTATTATGCTTTTGATACAAATACGAGCAGTATTTACTATTTCGGTGAAGAAGTAGATATATATGAAGATGGAGAGATCGTCGATCATCATGGTGAGTGGATTTCAGGCAAAGACGGTGCGACTTTTGGGTTGATGATGCCGGGTATTACTTTGATAGGGTCGAAATATTACCAGGAAATTGCTCCAGACGTAGCAATGGATAGGGCTGAGATCATATCCGTTTCAGAATCCTTGACCACACCATTTTCTACTTTTGAAGGATGTCTTCGCGTTAAGGAAACCACACCGCTCGAACCTGGAATTCATGATTATAAAATCTATACCCCCGGAATCGGGTTGATCAGAGATGGGAATCTGCTTCTAGCTGATTGGAGATATCATGATAAATAATAGGGAATTTGAAATATTAAACTTTTTTGAAATTTTCCAATCTAACACAATGTTAACCAAATTATAGGTGGTTAAAATGAAAAAAAGAAAGACACGAAATTACGGCATTTTTTTTGTGACGCTCACTGCAGTTATCTTTATTGCATCACATGTAATAGCAGGACCTAACTCAAGATTACCCTCAGTACACAAAAACGCATCTGAAAAGAAAGAAGTAATCACTCAAACTGATAAGAATGAGACTGATGATACGAAATCCTCATCGCAGAAAAATGATACGAATAAGACTGCTGTTAAAGACATTGAAATTAAGAATAACAAGACAACCAGCGACGACAAGGTTAAAGACGCTGAAAAAAAGGTCATTGTTAAGCCAGTATTAAAAAACAAGACCGAAGACATTCAACCCTATACCCCGAAGGAAAAAGTAAATATCAATCCTTCGAATGAAAAAGAGATCATTACTTCTCCTAACAAGGATTACCAATCTCAACAAAAATTCATCCCAAAGGAGAAAAATTTCAGTTCAGAATCAGAATCGATACTATCTTCAAAGTCTGTCATTCCATCTCATTCATCTTCTGATAATGAGATGATACGAAATTATCTCAAAGATCATCCACATGGAGGTCAATCAAATTACATCTCACCAAGGCAGAAACTTGATCCAGAAGAGATTCAAATAGAAATAGAAAATGATAATGTTGATATCATCATCTATAATAATATTGAATACACATATTATTATGGTTACTATTACCGTCCCTGGGATGACTATTACTGGAGAGTGTGGCCTCCTTTCGGATTCAGAGTCAGTTGGCTTCCGCCTTATTATTATTCTTTCTGGTGGCGTGATATCGAGTATTACTATAGCTGCAATGTGTATTATGTATATATCCAGGAGCAGGATGAGTATGTTGTTGTTCGCCCTCCGATTGGTGCAATTGTTGAATCTATTCCAGATTACAGCGAAAAACTTATTGTTGATGGGGAGACGTATTTCATTGCGGACGGCTTGCAGTATAAAGCTGTTCTTGTAAATAAAGAGATATGGTTTAAGGTGATCAAAGTCGTTGATGATAGCCAGTATGCTGAAGTTGAATATCCGGTTGGATCTCTCGTTGAATTTCTGCCAGATGAGCGTGAAGTGATCTATATCGATGATGAAACCTATTATATTTCTGAAAATGTTCAATTTAAAGCTGTGATCGTTAATGATGAAATCTGGTTCCAGGTCCTCAAAGTAGGATAATAATTTAATGTAATTATACTTTGTGAAAGAGTATTGGAGGTTTGAGTGGGACGACTAACAGGATAATTTTGCCTGCATTTTTGAATTATTTGACAAATAATCTAAACACTAACCTATTATCCAAATTACAAAAAATAAGAAATATTGTTGATTAGATATTGATCTATTGGTTATATTTTGCCAATGCAACCCTTAGAGAGGAGTTCATGTGAGTAGATTAGTAGATTATTTCATTTCTTTGGTCACAATAGATAGTGAGTCAAAGGATGAAAAGAAGGTCTCTGAGAAGATTGCTGATGATCTTGTTGAGATGGGAGCAGAGGTTATTTTTGATAAGGCGCATCATGCAACACAGGGAAATGTGGGAAATCTGATTGGTAATTTTAAAGGTAAAGTAAATAAACTTCCGCTTCTTTTATGTGCCCACACCGATACTGTAAAACCAGGTGTTGGTGTTAAACCGGTAATCAAAGAAGGTCTTATTCGATCTGACGGCTCAACCATTCTTGGTAGCGATGATAAAGCCGGAGTAGCACAAATTATCGAAGCTATCAGACGTCTTGATGATGAGGGATTTGAATACGCACCGATACAGGTTCTATTCACAATTTCGGAGGAGATCGGATTACTCGGTGCAAAGAATCTTGACTATTCGCTGATCGACGCTAACGTCGGTTTTGCGCTTGACTGGCATGGAGTTGGAGCAATTGTCACTCATGCTCCATCATTGAATGTTTTTGAGATTGTAATAACAGGCAAGGAAGCTCATGCTGGTGGTTCTCCCGAAAAGGGAATCAATGCAATCCAGGTTGCCGGAGAAGCAATTGGGAAACTCAAGCTTGGAAGGATCGATTTTGAAACCACAGCGAATATTGGTAACATAAAGGGTGGACTGGCTCATAACATTGTTCCAAAACAGTGTTTTGTCAGCGGAGAAGTCCGCAGTCATGACGAAGCTAAATTAGAAAAAATCACACAAGAAATTATTGATACATTCAAAGAAGTTGCATCCAAGTATGAATTAACACTTGATAGTGAAGTGATTAAAGCACAGTCACATGCTCACGTTCTCAAAGATTTTGCAGCGCTGAAAATTTCTGAAGAAGAAGAAATTGTGAAAATCGCAGAAAGAGCTGCACGAAATATCGGCATCGAACCTTCTATCGTAACTGGCGGTGGCGGTAGTGATGCGAATGTATTTTTCGAACATGGTTTGGTCGTTCCTATCATTGGTACAGGTATGAATGATGTCCATTCTACGCATGAGAATATTAAAATTCAGGATCTCGAAGATGTTACCCGCTGGGTCATGGAGATCATCAAAGAATATAGCAGACAATAAAAAACAGACATATAAGAGGTACTTATGAAAAAATATTTGTTGGCACCCGGACCTACACCGGTCCCTGAAGCCATTCTTCAGACAATGGCTGAACCAATGGTTCACCACAGGACTCCTGCATTCAAGGAAAAAGTAGGAAAAGCAATCGAAGGATTGAAATACGTTTTTCAAACAAAAAATGATGTATTGATCTTCACTGCAAGTGGAACTGGCGCAATGGAAGGGGCAGTCTCAAACGTGCTCAATCCCGGAGATAAAGCGATAATAATTCGTGGTGGGAAATTCGGTGAGCGCTGGGGACAGATCGCAGAGAAATTCCATGCAATTCCCTTATACATCGATATCGAGTGGGGAACTGCTGTGGATCCTGCAATTGTGGAAAAACTCCTAAAAGAAAATCCTGATGTAAAAGCCGTTTACACACAACTGACCGAAACATCAACATGCAGTCTCCAGCCCGTTCAAAAACTCGGTGAGATCGTAAGTAAAACAAATGCACTCCTTGTTATCGATGCAATTTCAGGACTCGGTGGACAGGAATTCTATATGGATGACTGGAAGGTCGACATCTGCGTTGCTGGTTCTCAAAAAGGCCTGATGCTTCCTCCGGGACATGCCTATGCAGCCGTCAGTGAAAAAGCATGGAAAATGATCGATGATTGTAAGCAATCAAATTACTATTTCGATTGGAAGAAATATCGAAAAAAATTAGCAACCAATACAGATCCCTATACCGGTTCTGTTCTGCATATTAATGGACTCATCGTTGCACTCGATATGATTAAAGAACGCGGTCTTGAAAACATGTTCTATCAGTATCAGGTTCTTGCAAAAGCTGTTCGTGCAGCAATCAAAGCACTTGGTCTTGAACTGTATGCGCATCCTTCATGTGATGTTGCAACAGCGATCAAAGTGCCAGAATCCCTCGATGGACAAGCTCTTGTAAAAAATCTCAGGGACAAATATGGATTTACTATAGCTGGCGGACAGGAACCGATCAAAGGTAAGATTTTCCGTATAGCACACATGGGCTATATCGAGATCTTTGATATAATAGCTGTTATCTCTGCCCTTGAAATCGCTCTGAACGAACTCGGATGGAAATTTACCTGGGGAGCAGGGCTTACTGCTGCGCAGGAAGTTCTTGCAACAGAATATAAATTCTAACGAAAAAATAACCATACAAGGCGGGTGTATTCCCGCCTTTCTTATTATATCATGCCGGTAAAAATACAAGCAATCCAACCTGATTCAATAGCTGAAGAGTTGGGAATCTTACCAGAAGATACACTCGTTTCTATTAATGGTCATGAAATCCAGGATGAACTGGACTACTTATTTTATCAGGCAGATGAGAAAATATCTCTGGTTGTTACAGATCAGGAGAAGACAGTTACGCATATTTTCGGGAAAGATATCGACAAAGATATTGGGTTGATCCTGTATCCAATAAAGGTAAGAAAGTGTTCATGCAACTGCATTTTTTGTTTTGTTGATCAGATTCATCCTGATGCTCGAACTTCTCTCAAAATAAAAGATGACGATTACCGACTTTCTTTTTTTCACGGGAATTTTATAACACTCTCAAACCTCACTAATAAAGATTATAAACGTATCATTGAACAGCATCTTTCACCTCTCTATATATCGGTTCATTCAACAAACGATGAACTGCGGCAAAAGATCATGAGGTATAAGAACAAGATTTCTATCCTGAAAAAACTCAAGTTATTTGCAGAGAATGGGATCACGATGCATACACAGATCGTACTGATCCCTGGTTGGAATGACGGAGAAAAACTCAAGAGATCCGTGCATGACTTAGCGCTACTGTATCCTGAAGTTCAATCGATTGGGATCGTGCCTGTGGGTTTAACAAAATTCAGGCAAAATCTTACCTCTCTATTAAAGGTTACTCCTTTGCAAGCAAAAGAAATTATAGAGAATACGAATCTTTGGAGGGAGGATTTTTTAGAAAGCTGTGGTTCAGGAATTGTAACCCTTGCAGATGAATTTTATCTTCTTGCAGGGGAATCCATACCTGAAACAGACTATTATGAAGGTTTTCCGCAAATCGAGAACGGCATTGGCATGGTGAGGGATTTCCTGAATACATGGGAATCTTATTCAGCTGAGTTACTGGAAAAATATGAGAGTAAGAAGGTTCTCTTTGTTACAGGTATTGCATTTTATCCGATATTGAATGAATTGATCGATCGACTGAACTCAAATAACAACCAGCAATGGAAAGTGCTTCGAGTAGAAAATCAATTTCTTGGAAATGAAATAACAGTTGCGGGACTCCTTGCAGGATGTGATGTGAGATCAGCCCTCAAAAAAGAGCATTATGATGTAGTACTCCTTCCGGATGAGATGTTCAATGTGGACGGGATTACCTTAGATGGTCTTACAAAACAACACATATTGTCAGTCTGAGGTTCTCGAAGACTGACATCAATTCCATTACCTACAGAGTTTCTATCAATCTAGCATTATTGTTAATTGGTGAATTCACCTCTTGCGAAACTTCATGAAATTCAATCTGTTCAGACGAATAGGGAACAAGCATTTGCTTCAATTGCTTCATATCACTGTTCTTAAACCACATTGAAAATTCCTTTTCAGACAGAATCACCGGCATTCGGGGATGTATCGATTTGATCTCTTTTGCTGCATCGGTTGTGATAATACTACAAGTGGTAATCCTATTTCCATCCGGTGAGTTCCATTTGTCATAGATACCGGCAAAGCAGATTGGTTTATTATCCTTCAAGTGAATGAAGTATGGATATTTCTTTGCACCTCTCTGCTGCCATTCATAAAATCCATTGGCAACGACCAGGCATCGCCTTTTCTGAAATGAGTATTTAAAACTCGGTTTTTCATCCACTGTTTCACTTCGTGCATTGATGAGTTTAAAGCCAATCTTTTCATCTTTTGCCCAATAGGGAATCAAACCCCAGCGCATAGCAGTGAGTTTTGACTGCCCATTCTCGATGATAACTGCTACATCCTGAGTTGGAGCAATATTGTAACTTGGTTGCAGTTCGATCTCGATCTGATCAAGATTGAATGCTTGCTTTATCTCTTTCGCTGTATTTATTCGGGCAAATCGTCCACACATCGTTACTCCTTGTTGTCATCTGCTTTAACCACCCGAATTTGATCCCATTGCGTGGTAAAATGCGGTGATTTATGAGCGCGCTTCATCATCCATGGTTTCTGTATGCCAGTTGCTGCATAGTGTAGTGTATCGCTGCCCCATTTCTTGTTTACATTATCGATGATTTCGGTAAGCAGTTTATTTCTGCTATGGAAGTATGATTCGGTAAAGAGATTCAACTGATATTTATCCTGCTCGACAATACCGCTGAGCATCACGCCTGCCTTCTTATAACGGTATCCATCCCGAAAAATTTTTTTGAGATTTTCGTGTGCATGTTTGATAAAATCAACTGTACAATCCGTCGCTTCCGGCAACTCATACATATAACTGTTTGAATACTGTGGTTCTTCCGGTTTGAATCGATTCGTCGCCACAAAGACCTGGATGAATGATGCAAGACATTTCTGCCTTCTTAATTTTTCAGTAGCGGTTGTTACATATGTCGCCACAGCTTCTTCCATCTCTTCAAGCGTTTCAACCGGTCGCCCAAAGGAACGAGAACTGACGATCTCTTTTTTGTGAGGAATCACTTCTTCAAGATCGATCGACGGGATACCCCGAAGTTCGAAAACAGTAGCAAGCCCCATAACGGTCATATTTTTCTTCACCCATTTATCCGGAGCATATTTTAGATCGTAAGCGGTGTTGAAATTATTACGTTTCAGGAGTTTTTCGTATTGCCAGCCCACTCCCCAGATGTCTGACACATCCATCTTTTTCAGGAATTTATCGATCTCGTGCTCTGAAAGGTCAGTTATATCTAGTACGCCTTTGTAGTCTTTGCTTTTCTTGGCGAATCTGTTTGCAACTTTAGCCAAGGTTTTGGTTTCAGCAATACCGATTGAGATTGGTATGCCGGTCCAGTTTTCAACAGTTGTCTTGATCTTTTTTCCATATTCAGTAAGATCTCGATCAGCAAATCCATTGAGTCCAAGGAACGCTTCATCAATCGAGTAGATTTCAAGGTCTGGGCTGAATTGCTCGAGGGTTTGCATTACTCTGTGGGACATGTCGCCATACAAAGCATAGTTGGAGGAGAATACATAAATGTTGTGTTTTTTAATAAGGTACTCAGCTTTAAAAACTGGTTTTCCAAAAGGCATACCAATTGCTTTTGCTTCGTTAGAACGAGCTACAACACAGCCATCATTATTTGAGAGAACAATAATTGGTTTACCCTCAAGGTCAGGTCGAAAAACCCGCTCACATGATGCGTAGAAATTATTACAATCAACAAGTGCAACGATGTTTTTCATGATTTAATAGAACGCAGATTAATACTGATTATGCAGTTCATCGCAGATGAAGATTTTATATTAGTAATATTTTTCACAATACTTGTTACTAATCAGAGTCTATCGGTTGCATCAGCGACCACCTGTGTTAATATTCTTTACATCCATAGTACACAGATTCACCTTACTGCGTTTGCAGATTGTGCGGATGCTCACGGATAGGGCTTCAAGGTAAAAAATCTTTTCCAAAATATTATTCTTTATCAGTTTTTATCAGTAAGATCAGCGTCATCTGTGTTCTATTCTTAAATTGGTTTATGGATAACATACGTGACAACACCCCAAACATGGAAATCCATATCAGCAGTGATCTCGATCGGTTCGAAATGCACATTGCTGGACTGCAAATAGAGTTTATCATTCTGATGCCAGATTCTCTTCACGGTGAGTTCACCATTCACCGCAGCAATTACTATTTTCTGTTTTTCCGGTTGAATAGCTCTATCCACAATAAGAATATCACCGGAGTGAATTGCAGCATCGATCATAGAATCTCCTTCTACTCGGACGAAAAATGTCGCTGCAGGATGTTTGACTAAATGCTTGTTCAAATCAAGGGTTGATTCGATATAATCACTGGCAGGGGAGGGGAAACCTGCCTTGA of the Candidatus Cloacimonadota bacterium genome contains:
- the umuD gene encoding translesion error-prone DNA polymerase V autoproteolytic subunit, producing the protein MNKKENNIRPLKKGKNIAQILSYEEGIELELPMYKSEIKAGFPSPASDYIESTLDLNKHLVKHPAATFFVRVEGDSMIDAAIHSGDILIVDRAIQPEKQKIVIAAVNGELTVKRIWHQNDKLYLQSSNVHFEPIEITADMDFHVWGVVTYVIHKPI
- a CDS encoding metallophosphoesterase; the protein is MKHRYNKANIITFFSTLLLIILFFSCSETTKPDGLLTVSFPTLHNKHDLYYELNHMVRSIEMLFSEEIDESTIQGNVDFSDVTGSLNAHYDIDVFGKIVTLQFHPEFYLRAGWKYILTLKTGLHSSKGESFEKTQDIQFRTTGETIDLVANADSLQRTSIVCISDVHMGDERAIDGGYCWFDENADALENFLDYVMNSPDVKQLVILGDLFDEWLVPYEVAPFDSSINIHNSKDYFQAIANCPTNVEIFNKFRTIVNNGEIELIYVPGNHDMLLTQEILDGIIPNITWMGDVPGLGKYAPANEIIMEHGHRYDLFNCPQSLVNPSHKLPPGYFISRLYAQGMTIQPPNNLMESANQKGSFEFFTGWTLAFLTVLSDFDMACPPLYDEIIKMNGIDSYFEPFSFNGAYEMYADSIESLWQETQAVNEVPVPMSTAMGIFDGVELSGAPIYEYIINPSTKPYKIIAFGHSHKPHIMVYPTQSNYTSIYANSGSWVDAEYCTHDVRTFLVITPGEWSGSELDVVMLYRFDPVTGTSKTDYKLILLAEESIEVD
- a CDS encoding alanine--glyoxylate aminotransferase family protein, translating into MKKYLLAPGPTPVPEAILQTMAEPMVHHRTPAFKEKVGKAIEGLKYVFQTKNDVLIFTASGTGAMEGAVSNVLNPGDKAIIIRGGKFGERWGQIAEKFHAIPLYIDIEWGTAVDPAIVEKLLKENPDVKAVYTQLTETSTCSLQPVQKLGEIVSKTNALLVIDAISGLGGQEFYMDDWKVDICVAGSQKGLMLPPGHAYAAVSEKAWKMIDDCKQSNYYFDWKKYRKKLATNTDPYTGSVLHINGLIVALDMIKERGLENMFYQYQVLAKAVRAAIKALGLELYAHPSCDVATAIKVPESLDGQALVKNLRDKYGFTIAGGQEPIKGKIFRIAHMGYIEIFDIIAVISALEIALNELGWKFTWGAGLTAAQEVLATEYKF
- a CDS encoding Y-family DNA polymerase, with amino-acid sequence MKNIVALVDCNNFYASCERVFRPDLEGKPIIVLSNNDGCVVARSNEAKAIGMPFGKPVFKAEYLIKKHNIYVFSSNYALYGDMSHRVMQTLEQFSPDLEIYSIDEAFLGLNGFADRDLTEYGKKIKTTVENWTGIPISIGIAETKTLAKVANRFAKKSKDYKGVLDITDLSEHEIDKFLKKMDVSDIWGVGWQYEKLLKRNNFNTAYDLKYAPDKWVKKNMTVMGLATVFELRGIPSIDLEEVIPHKKEIVSSRSFGRPVETLEEMEEAVATYVTTATEKLRRQKCLASFIQVFVATNRFKPEEPQYSNSYMYELPEATDCTVDFIKHAHENLKKIFRDGYRYKKAGVMLSGIVEQDKYQLNLFTESYFHSRNKLLTEIIDNVNKKWGSDTLHYAATGIQKPWMMKRAHKSPHFTTQWDQIRVVKADDNKE
- a CDS encoding M20/M25/M40 family metallo-hydrolase is translated as MSRLVDYFISLVTIDSESKDEKKVSEKIADDLVEMGAEVIFDKAHHATQGNVGNLIGNFKGKVNKLPLLLCAHTDTVKPGVGVKPVIKEGLIRSDGSTILGSDDKAGVAQIIEAIRRLDDEGFEYAPIQVLFTISEEIGLLGAKNLDYSLIDANVGFALDWHGVGAIVTHAPSLNVFEIVITGKEAHAGGSPEKGINAIQVAGEAIGKLKLGRIDFETTANIGNIKGGLAHNIVPKQCFVSGEVRSHDEAKLEKITQEIIDTFKEVASKYELTLDSEVIKAQSHAHVLKDFAALKISEEEEIVKIAERAARNIGIEPSIVTGGGGSDANVFFEHGLVVPIIGTGMNDVHSTHENIKIQDLEDVTRWVMEIIKEYSRQ
- a CDS encoding DUF512 domain-containing protein, with translation MPVKIQAIQPDSIAEELGILPEDTLVSINGHEIQDELDYLFYQADEKISLVVTDQEKTVTHIFGKDIDKDIGLILYPIKVRKCSCNCIFCFVDQIHPDARTSLKIKDDDYRLSFFHGNFITLSNLTNKDYKRIIEQHLSPLYISVHSTNDELRQKIMRYKNKISILKKLKLFAENGITMHTQIVLIPGWNDGEKLKRSVHDLALLYPEVQSIGIVPVGLTKFRQNLTSLLKVTPLQAKEIIENTNLWREDFLESCGSGIVTLADEFYLLAGESIPETDYYEGFPQIENGIGMVRDFLNTWESYSAELLEKYESKKVLFVTGIAFYPILNELIDRLNSNNNQQWKVLRVENQFLGNEITVAGLLAGCDVRSALKKEHYDVVLLPDEMFNVDGITLDGLTKQHILSV
- a CDS encoding SOS response-associated peptidase, giving the protein MCGRFARINTAKEIKQAFNLDQIEIELQPSYNIAPTQDVAVIIENGQSKLTAMRWGLIPYWAKDEKIGFKLINARSETVDEKPSFKYSFQKRRCLVVANGFYEWQQRGAKKYPYFIHLKDNKPICFAGIYDKWNSPDGNRITTCSIITTDAAKEIKSIHPRMPVILSEKEFSMWFKNSDMKQLKQMLVPYSSEQIEFHEVSQEVNSPINNNARLIETL